From the genome of Halomonas sp. I5-271120, one region includes:
- a CDS encoding ABC transporter ATP-binding protein, whose amino-acid sequence MASVNLTQINKIFGSTHIIKDLDLEVGDGEFVVFVGPSGCGKSTLLRLIAGLESITDGDMHFANDLVNDLPPRERGVGMVFQSYALYPHMTVYENMAFGLKLAKTDKQSIEQRVMETARILQLEELLQRKPKELSGGQRQRVAMGRAMAREPRILLFDEPLSNLDASLRVQMRNEIARLHHRLGSTMIYVTHDQVEAMTLADKIVVLRDGRIEQVGSPQTLYQQPATKFVAGFIGSPTMNFLPAELVSGGDEGCRVRAEGLGELALPQDASAQAQGAALSLGVRPEHLSLAEAQGDNRFEIVNVEYLGNEVYVYLEPKAGEALLIHRSEAPSQWQVGQQVALVPQLEHVHLFDSSDRALGLAKAAAAA is encoded by the coding sequence ATGGCAAGCGTGAACCTCACACAGATCAACAAGATCTTCGGCAGCACCCACATCATCAAGGACCTTGATCTTGAGGTCGGCGATGGTGAGTTCGTGGTCTTCGTCGGCCCCTCGGGCTGTGGCAAGTCGACCCTTTTGCGCCTGATCGCCGGGCTCGAGTCGATCACCGACGGCGACATGCACTTCGCCAACGACCTGGTCAATGACCTGCCGCCCCGGGAGCGCGGCGTGGGCATGGTCTTCCAGTCCTATGCGCTCTATCCGCATATGACGGTATACGAGAATATGGCGTTCGGTCTCAAGCTCGCCAAGACCGACAAGCAGAGCATCGAGCAACGGGTGATGGAAACGGCCCGCATCCTGCAGCTCGAGGAGCTACTGCAGCGCAAGCCCAAGGAACTCTCCGGCGGCCAGCGTCAGCGCGTGGCCATGGGCCGTGCCATGGCCCGCGAGCCGCGCATCCTGCTGTTCGATGAGCCGCTCTCCAACCTGGATGCCTCGCTGCGCGTGCAGATGCGCAACGAGATCGCCCGGCTGCACCATCGGCTGGGTTCGACCATGATCTACGTCACCCACGATCAGGTCGAAGCCATGACGCTGGCCGACAAGATCGTGGTGCTGAGGGACGGTCGCATCGAACAGGTCGGCAGCCCCCAGACGCTCTATCAGCAACCCGCCACCAAGTTCGTTGCCGGCTTCATCGGCTCGCCAACCATGAACTTCCTGCCCGCCGAGCTGGTCTCGGGCGGCGACGAGGGCTGCCGAGTACGCGCCGAGGGACTGGGTGAGCTGGCCCTGCCCCAGGACGCAAGCGCTCAGGCCCAGGGGGCTGCCCTGTCCCTTGGCGTGCGTCCCGAGCATCTGAGCCTCGCCGAGGCCCAGGGCGACAACCGCTTCGAGATCGTCAACGTCGAGTACCTGGGCAATGAGGTCTATGTCTATCTCGAGCCCAAGGCCGGCGAGGCGCTGCTGATTCATCGCAGCGAAGCCCCCAGCCAGTGGCAGGTTGGCCAGCAGGTCGCCCTAGTACCACAGCTCGAACACGTGCACCTGTTCGATTCAAGCGACCGGGCCCTGGGGCTCGCCAAGGCCGCTGCGGCCGCCTGA
- a CDS encoding carbohydrate ABC transporter permease, producing MNRYQQIKLAKQVGKWALIAVIMVYAIFPFYYAVITSLKPSSELFQVDYWLSSVDFGNYAEIFSQDSFIQAIGNSILVAISVVFIALLLGVTASYALGRVRFRGRTTVMLVVLGVSMFPQVAVLSGLFEVIRTLNLYNSPGGLILSYTIFTLPFTVWVLTTFMRQLPMELEEAAIMDGATPWVTLTKVFLPLMWPAMATTGLLAFIAAWNEFLFALTFTLTDSQRTVPVAIALISGGSQHELPWGPIMAASVTVTVPLVILVMIFQRRIVSGLTAGAVKG from the coding sequence ATGAACCGTTATCAGCAGATCAAGCTCGCCAAGCAGGTCGGCAAGTGGGCCCTGATCGCCGTGATCATGGTCTACGCCATTTTCCCCTTCTATTACGCCGTGATCACTTCGCTGAAACCCTCGAGCGAGCTGTTCCAGGTCGATTACTGGCTGTCCTCGGTGGACTTTGGCAACTACGCAGAGATCTTCTCCCAGGACAGCTTCATTCAGGCCATCGGCAACTCGATTCTGGTCGCCATCAGCGTGGTGTTCATTGCCCTGCTGCTGGGTGTGACCGCCTCCTATGCCCTGGGGCGGGTGCGCTTTCGCGGCCGCACCACGGTGATGCTGGTGGTCCTCGGCGTGTCGATGTTCCCGCAGGTCGCGGTGCTCTCGGGCCTGTTCGAGGTCATTCGCACCCTGAACCTGTACAACAGCCCCGGCGGCCTGATCCTGAGTTACACCATCTTCACTCTTCCGTTCACCGTCTGGGTGCTGACCACCTTCATGCGTCAGCTGCCGATGGAGCTCGAGGAGGCCGCCATCATGGACGGCGCCACCCCCTGGGTGACCCTCACCAAGGTGTTCCTGCCGCTGATGTGGCCGGCCATGGCGACCACCGGCCTGCTGGCCTTCATCGCCGCCTGGAACGAGTTCCTGTTCGCCCTGACCTTCACCCTGACCGACAGCCAGCGCACCGTGCCGGTCGCCATCGCGCTGATCTCTGGCGGTAGCCAGCATGAGCTGCCCTGGGGGCCGATCATGGCCGCGTCGGTCACCGTCACCGTGCCGCTGGTCATCCTGGTGATGATCTTCCAGCGCCGCATCGTCTCCGGCCTCACCGCCGGCGCCGTCAAAGGATAA
- a CDS encoding AraC family transcriptional regulator produces the protein MSTIAPVSSCFLRDPALPFIEARLVADGNALSHALHSHDCHSFGAITSGCSHYWSRGQGQKVSAGDVVVINPEDRHACNAVQDTSWGYHMLYLDSQWLAARCPSLHADDQADVPMFAARVSRDPRLHQAIIALGFALADHDTPRMERESRAELMAERIQEVLHPQRHSPIPPVHLARALDLLATDWHRDLTLKELCQAAECSATSLIAAFRRHHGLTPHAALIDLRVRHARQQLRLGTSIADVAQACGFADQAHLQRTFKRLLATTPGHYLGRR, from the coding sequence ATGAGCACCATTGCCCCCGTTTCTTCCTGCTTTCTCCGTGATCCGGCGCTCCCCTTCATTGAGGCGCGCCTGGTGGCTGATGGCAATGCCCTGAGCCATGCTCTCCATAGTCACGATTGTCACTCCTTCGGCGCCATCACCTCGGGATGCTCGCACTACTGGAGCCGTGGCCAGGGTCAGAAGGTCAGTGCTGGCGATGTGGTGGTCATCAACCCAGAGGACCGCCACGCTTGCAATGCTGTTCAAGACACGTCCTGGGGCTATCACATGCTGTATCTGGATAGCCAATGGCTGGCCGCACGCTGTCCTTCACTGCACGCTGATGACCAGGCGGACGTGCCGATGTTCGCCGCGCGGGTCAGCCGTGACCCTCGCCTCCACCAGGCCATCATCGCGCTGGGTTTTGCTCTCGCCGATCATGATACTCCCCGCATGGAACGAGAAAGCCGCGCCGAACTCATGGCAGAGCGCATACAGGAAGTACTCCATCCCCAGCGCCATTCGCCTATCCCGCCGGTACATTTGGCTCGTGCACTGGACCTACTGGCAACCGATTGGCACCGAGACCTGACACTCAAAGAGCTATGCCAGGCCGCCGAGTGCAGCGCCACCAGTCTGATCGCCGCCTTTCGCCGGCATCACGGCCTGACACCCCACGCCGCTCTGATCGACCTGAGGGTGCGCCATGCGCGCCAACAACTGCGCTTGGGTACTTCCATCGCAGACGTCGCCCAGGCCTGTGGATTCGCTGATCAGGCTCACCTGCAACGCACCTTCAAGCGTCTGCTGGCGACAACACCGGGGCACTATCTGGGACGCCGCTAG
- a CDS encoding lysine exporter LysO family protein, whose translation MLSGLLIVLLPLILGYLVPLKHESLLAAVNRAVNGAIYVILLLMGVGLAGLDNLGGQLSRLGGQTLLLFLITAACNLPALWWLSRRSALHANGATVVKGAPTSKLAAMGGSLLLVAVVIAGVLLGLAGKALAIDGLHGGAETLAEWVLYVLLALIGCQLRNSGMSLRQILLNRHGLAIAATVAVSSLAAGLIAAPLMSLEWNEGLAMAAGFGWYSLSGILIGDQLGPLLGGVAFFNDLARELMAFILIPLVIHRATPLAIGYGGATSMDFTLPVIQQHGGVACVPIAVVSGFILSLLSPPLILFLLSL comes from the coding sequence ATGCTGTCCGGCCTGCTTATCGTATTGCTGCCCCTGATTCTCGGCTACCTGGTGCCGCTGAAACATGAAAGCCTGCTGGCGGCGGTCAACCGCGCCGTCAACGGCGCCATCTACGTCATCCTGCTACTGATGGGCGTTGGCCTCGCCGGCCTGGATAACCTGGGCGGGCAGCTGTCACGGCTGGGGGGCCAGACCCTGCTGCTGTTCCTGATCACCGCCGCCTGCAATCTGCCTGCGCTGTGGTGGCTGTCACGACGCAGCGCCCTGCATGCTAACGGCGCAACGGTCGTCAAGGGGGCACCGACCAGCAAGCTGGCGGCCATGGGTGGCTCGCTGCTGCTGGTCGCAGTGGTGATCGCGGGGGTGCTGCTAGGCTTGGCCGGCAAGGCATTGGCCATCGACGGTCTGCATGGCGGCGCCGAAACACTCGCCGAGTGGGTGCTCTATGTGCTGTTAGCCCTGATCGGCTGCCAGTTGCGCAACTCCGGCATGTCGCTCAGGCAGATCCTGCTCAACCGCCACGGCCTGGCGATCGCCGCCACGGTCGCGGTCAGTTCACTGGCTGCTGGCCTGATCGCCGCCCCGCTGATGTCGCTTGAGTGGAACGAGGGGCTGGCCATGGCCGCCGGCTTCGGCTGGTATTCGCTGTCGGGCATCCTGATCGGCGACCAGTTGGGTCCGCTACTCGGCGGGGTGGCCTTCTTCAACGACCTGGCCCGGGAACTGATGGCTTTCATTCTGATCCCGCTGGTCATTCATCGCGCCACACCGCTCGCCATCGGCTATGGCGGCGCTACCTCGATGGACTTCACCCTGCCGGTCATCCAGCAGCATGGCGGCGTGGCCTGCGTGCCCATCGCCGTGGTCAGCGGCTTCATCCTATCGCTGCTTTCACCGCCGCTGATCCTGTTCCTGCTGTCACTGTAA
- a CDS encoding alpha-glucosidase family protein, with the protein MQESTFWWRGGVIYQIYPRSFMDSNGDGIGDLPGITDKLDYVASLNVDGIWLSPFFTSPMLDFGYDISDYRDVDPMFGTLEDFKTLLERAHALGLKVMIDQVISHTSDQHPWFQESRQDRTNDKADWFVWADPKPDGTPPNNWLSIFGGSAWTFDSRRQQYYLHNFLESQPDVNFHNPAARQAQLDNMRFWLKLGVDGFRLDTVNFYFHDLELRDNPPVPAGEAKTLGAPATNPYTWQRHVYDLSRPENLDFLKDLRALMDEFPGTTTVGEIGDDNPLERMAEYTAGGDKLHMAYGFDLLNAPHSAGYIREVIERFQRLAGDAWPCWALSNHDVMRSATRWGADEDPIAYPKVALSMVMSLRGSVCLYQGEELGLPEADVPFERIQDPYGKVLWPEFKGRDGCRTPMPWSDDLQGGFSPVEPWLPVETRHLLLSVARQQDDADSVLNATRAILAFRRDHPALIDGELSLVEVGEDLLGFIREADERAGGERLLCVFNLTGKPQETTLPASLGEHARLLDGPGFQAGLEASQLTLPAYQAAFISLD; encoded by the coding sequence ATGCAAGAATCAACGTTCTGGTGGCGCGGCGGCGTCATCTATCAGATCTACCCGCGCAGCTTCATGGACAGCAACGGCGATGGTATCGGCGACCTGCCGGGCATCACCGACAAGCTCGACTATGTGGCCTCGCTGAACGTCGATGGTATCTGGCTGTCGCCCTTCTTCACCTCGCCGATGCTCGATTTCGGCTACGACATCAGCGACTACCGCGACGTCGACCCGATGTTCGGCACCCTCGAGGACTTCAAGACGCTGCTCGAGCGTGCCCATGCGCTGGGTCTCAAGGTGATGATCGACCAGGTGATCAGCCACACCTCCGATCAGCACCCCTGGTTCCAGGAGAGCCGCCAGGACCGCACCAATGACAAGGCCGACTGGTTCGTGTGGGCGGACCCCAAGCCCGACGGCACGCCGCCCAACAACTGGCTGTCGATCTTCGGCGGCTCGGCCTGGACCTTCGATTCGCGCCGCCAGCAGTACTACCTGCACAACTTCCTGGAAAGCCAGCCGGACGTGAACTTCCACAACCCGGCGGCGCGCCAGGCCCAGCTCGACAACATGCGCTTCTGGCTCAAGCTCGGTGTCGACGGTTTCCGTCTCGACACCGTCAACTTCTACTTCCATGACCTCGAGCTTCGCGACAATCCGCCGGTACCGGCGGGCGAGGCCAAGACCCTGGGGGCGCCGGCCACCAACCCCTACACCTGGCAGCGCCACGTCTATGACCTGAGCCGCCCGGAGAATCTTGATTTCCTCAAGGACCTGCGCGCCCTGATGGACGAGTTCCCCGGTACTACCACGGTGGGCGAGATCGGCGACGACAACCCGCTTGAGCGCATGGCCGAATACACCGCCGGCGGCGACAAGCTGCACATGGCCTATGGCTTCGATCTGCTCAATGCCCCGCATTCGGCCGGCTATATCCGCGAGGTGATCGAACGCTTCCAGCGCCTGGCCGGCGATGCCTGGCCGTGCTGGGCGCTGTCCAATCATGACGTGATGCGCAGTGCGACCCGCTGGGGCGCCGACGAGGACCCCATCGCCTACCCCAAGGTGGCGCTTTCCATGGTGATGTCGCTACGCGGCAGCGTCTGCCTTTACCAAGGCGAGGAACTGGGACTGCCGGAGGCCGACGTGCCCTTCGAGCGTATCCAGGACCCCTATGGCAAGGTGCTGTGGCCGGAATTCAAGGGTCGCGACGGCTGCCGCACGCCGATGCCCTGGAGCGATGACCTCCAAGGCGGCTTCTCCCCGGTCGAGCCCTGGCTGCCGGTAGAGACTCGCCACCTGCTGCTCTCGGTAGCCCGTCAGCAGGATGACGCCGACTCGGTGCTCAACGCTACCCGCGCGATCTTGGCCTTCCGGCGCGATCATCCGGCGCTGATCGACGGCGAGCTGTCGCTGGTCGAGGTCGGCGAGGATCTGCTCGGCTTCATCCGCGAGGCGGACGAACGGGCAGGCGGCGAACGACTGCTATGCGTCTTCAACCTGACCGGGAAGCCCCAGGAGACCACCCTGCCGGCCTCTCTCGGCGAGCACGCCCGGCTGCTCGACGGCCCCGGCTTCCAGGCGGGCCTTGAGGCATCGCAGCTGACATTGCCGGCCTATCAGGCCGCCTTTATCTCGCTCGATTAA
- a CDS encoding LysE family translocator, with the protein MSLSVSLLVSMSAFAVAASVSPGPVNLLVLSTAIHVGWRGAMPLVMGASAGFTLLLWLIGIGMVELWQQWPLLRHLVRLGGVAFLIWLAWRLARSDGELDMDRVAEPAGACTGAFMQWINPKAWLASVAGMGAFAADGDPALVTVFAVLWGSLCALSISLWALAGGQLNGWVSSPHRMQCINRGLAGLLVLSAGLVLLG; encoded by the coding sequence ATGTCCTTGTCGGTATCTTTATTAGTGTCCATGTCTGCCTTCGCTGTGGCGGCGTCCGTTTCTCCTGGTCCGGTGAATCTGCTGGTGCTATCAACGGCCATTCACGTAGGTTGGCGCGGTGCTATGCCGCTGGTAATGGGGGCCAGCGCTGGTTTCACCCTGCTGCTGTGGTTGATTGGGATCGGCATGGTGGAACTGTGGCAGCAATGGCCGTTGCTTCGCCATCTGGTGCGCCTGGGCGGGGTGGCCTTTCTGATCTGGCTGGCCTGGAGGCTAGCGCGTAGCGATGGTGAGCTCGACATGGATCGGGTAGCCGAGCCGGCGGGGGCGTGCACTGGCGCTTTTATGCAATGGATAAACCCCAAGGCCTGGTTGGCATCCGTTGCGGGAATGGGGGCCTTCGCGGCAGATGGCGATCCGGCGCTGGTGACAGTATTCGCCGTGCTGTGGGGCAGCCTGTGCGCGTTATCGATCAGTCTGTGGGCGCTGGCGGGGGGGCAGTTGAACGGTTGGGTATCGTCGCCCCACCGAATGCAGTGTATCAATCGTGGGTTAGCGGGACTGCTGGTGCTAAGCGCAGGTCTTGTGTTGCTGGGTTGA
- a CDS encoding ABC transporter substrate-binding protein, with amino-acid sequence MKKLIPAIALASIAGTATTQAQAAELTISCGAVGAELALCEEGVKAWEDKTGHTVNIVSTPNSSTERLSLYQQILSAQSSDIDVMQIDVVWPGLLANHLLDLKKVLGEDAAAGHFDTIVANNTIDDRLVAMPWFTDAGVLYYRKDLLEKYGHEAPETWEEMTAIAEEIQDAERAAGNERMWGYVFQGRAYEGLTCNALEWVASNGGGTIVDADGEITIDNAKAAEALDLAASWIGDISPEGALNYTEEEARGVFQSGNAVFMRNWPYAWSLAQSEDSDVRDQVGVVKLPRGADGQNAAGPGGENQSAATLGGWNLAVSKYTESPEVAAELVAFLTGEAEQKRRAIQGAYNPTIASLYDDEEVLAAVPFFGTLYDTFTNAVARPSAPTGDNYGRVSNSFFNAAHSVLSGNQTGAEAVSQLDSELSRIKRRRW; translated from the coding sequence ATCAAGAAACTGATTCCCGCCATCGCACTGGCCAGCATCGCTGGCACCGCCACCACCCAGGCTCAGGCCGCTGAGCTGACCATTTCCTGCGGTGCCGTCGGCGCCGAACTGGCCCTGTGCGAGGAAGGCGTGAAGGCCTGGGAAGACAAAACCGGCCACACCGTCAACATCGTCTCGACGCCCAACTCTTCTACCGAACGTCTCTCGCTCTATCAGCAGATTCTGTCTGCCCAGTCCAGCGACATCGATGTGATGCAGATCGACGTAGTCTGGCCAGGCCTACTCGCCAACCACCTGCTCGACCTGAAAAAAGTCCTCGGCGAGGACGCCGCCGCCGGCCACTTCGACACCATCGTCGCCAACAACACCATCGACGACCGCCTGGTGGCCATGCCCTGGTTCACCGACGCCGGCGTGCTCTACTACCGCAAGGATCTGCTCGAAAAATACGGCCATGAGGCGCCCGAGACCTGGGAAGAGATGACCGCGATCGCCGAGGAAATCCAGGACGCCGAGCGGGCCGCCGGCAACGAGCGCATGTGGGGCTACGTCTTTCAGGGCCGCGCCTATGAGGGCCTGACCTGTAATGCCCTGGAATGGGTGGCGAGCAACGGCGGCGGCACCATCGTCGATGCCGACGGCGAAATCACCATCGACAATGCCAAGGCCGCCGAAGCGTTGGACCTGGCGGCAAGCTGGATCGGTGACATCTCACCGGAAGGCGCCCTCAACTACACCGAGGAAGAGGCCCGCGGGGTCTTCCAGTCCGGCAATGCGGTCTTCATGCGCAACTGGCCCTATGCCTGGTCGCTTGCACAGAGCGAGGACAGCGACGTGCGCGATCAGGTCGGCGTGGTCAAGCTGCCCCGCGGGGCCGATGGCCAAAACGCCGCGGGGCCGGGCGGCGAAAACCAGAGCGCCGCGACTCTGGGAGGCTGGAACCTGGCGGTCTCCAAGTACACCGAGTCCCCCGAGGTTGCGGCCGAGCTGGTGGCCTTCCTGACAGGCGAGGCCGAGCAGAAGCGCCGCGCCATCCAGGGCGCCTACAACCCGACCATCGCCAGCCTCTATGACGACGAGGAAGTACTGGCGGCCGTGCCCTTCTTCGGCACGCTCTACGACACATTCACCAATGCCGTCGCCCGCCCCTCTGCCCCCACCGGGGACAACTACGGCCGCGTCAGCAACAGCTTCTTCAATGCCGCACACAGCGTGCTGTCTGGTAACCAGACCGGCGCCGAGGCGGTCTCCCAGCTGGATAGCGAGCTGTCGCGCATCAAGCGTCGTCGCTGGTAA
- a CDS encoding DJ-1/PfpI family protein, giving the protein MAKLLLIAGDFVEDYEIMVPFQALQAMGHQVDAVCPDKREGDSVKTAIHDFEGDQTYTEKPGHNFALNATFAEIDPADYDGLVVPGGRAPEYLRLDERVLEVVRHFFDTDKPVASICHGAQLLAAAVSLDKRRVSAYPACAPEVHLAGGEFADIAVTDAITCGKLVTAPAWPAHPEWIKQFNALL; this is encoded by the coding sequence ATGGCCAAGCTATTGTTGATTGCCGGCGACTTCGTCGAGGACTACGAAATCATGGTGCCCTTTCAGGCCTTGCAGGCCATGGGGCATCAAGTCGACGCCGTCTGCCCGGACAAGCGTGAGGGCGATAGCGTCAAGACCGCTATTCACGACTTCGAGGGCGACCAGACCTACACCGAGAAACCGGGACATAATTTCGCGCTTAACGCCACTTTCGCCGAGATCGACCCCGCCGACTACGACGGTCTGGTCGTGCCGGGCGGTCGGGCGCCGGAATACCTGCGTCTCGACGAGCGAGTGCTTGAAGTAGTGCGCCACTTCTTCGATACCGACAAGCCGGTGGCGTCGATCTGCCACGGTGCCCAACTGCTGGCAGCGGCGGTGTCTCTCGACAAGCGGCGTGTCTCCGCCTACCCGGCCTGCGCTCCCGAGGTTCATCTGGCCGGTGGCGAATTCGCCGATATCGCGGTGACGGATGCCATCACCTGCGGCAAGCTGGTGACCGCGCCGGCCTGGCCCGCGCACCCGGAATGGATCAAGCAGTTCAACGCCCTGCTGTAA
- a CDS encoding carbohydrate ABC transporter permease codes for MSTPATESASRVGARSTKAGYRGTKVRRQRVRAAWMFLIPMLITLALVAGWPLARTFYFSFTDASLSDTAGAAWIGIENYLVFDDGHWYGILTDPVWWQSVWNTLFFSVVSVSLEVVFGIIVALLLNAEFKGRMLVRAAVLIPWAIPTIVSAKMWAWMLNDQFGIINHLLMAMGLIDAPLAWTADATLSMWAVIMVDVWKTIPFVALLVLAALQMLPKDCYEAAEVDGIHPVKVFFRVTLPLITPALLVAVIFRLLDALRVFDVIYVLTSNSTNTMTMSIYARQQLVEFQDVGYGSAASTLLFLIIALVTILYLYLGRRQLGVDE; via the coding sequence ATGTCCACTCCTGCAACCGAAAGCGCCTCCCGGGTGGGGGCGCGCTCTACCAAGGCGGGCTATCGAGGCACCAAGGTCCGCCGCCAGCGGGTTCGCGCCGCCTGGATGTTCCTGATTCCGATGCTGATCACCCTGGCGCTTGTCGCCGGCTGGCCGCTGGCGCGGACCTTCTACTTCAGCTTCACCGACGCCTCGCTGTCGGATACCGCCGGTGCCGCCTGGATCGGCATCGAGAACTACCTGGTCTTCGATGATGGCCACTGGTACGGCATCCTCACCGACCCGGTATGGTGGCAGTCGGTGTGGAACACCCTGTTCTTCTCGGTGGTATCGGTGTCCCTCGAAGTGGTGTTCGGCATCATCGTCGCCCTGCTGCTCAACGCCGAATTCAAGGGCCGCATGCTGGTGCGTGCCGCGGTGCTGATTCCCTGGGCCATCCCCACCATCGTCTCGGCCAAGATGTGGGCCTGGATGCTCAATGACCAGTTCGGGATCATCAACCACCTGCTGATGGCCATGGGCCTGATCGATGCGCCCCTGGCCTGGACCGCCGATGCAACCCTGTCGATGTGGGCGGTGATCATGGTCGACGTCTGGAAGACCATTCCCTTCGTCGCGCTGCTGGTGCTGGCCGCGCTGCAGATGCTGCCCAAGGATTGCTATGAAGCCGCCGAGGTCGACGGCATCCACCCGGTCAAGGTGTTCTTCCGGGTCACCCTGCCGCTGATCACCCCGGCCCTGCTGGTCGCCGTGATCTTCCGCCTGCTCGACGCCCTGCGCGTGTTCGACGTCATCTATGTGCTGACCTCGAACTCCACCAACACCATGACCATGTCGATCTACGCCCGTCAGCAACTGGTCGAGTTCCAGGACGTGGGCTACGGCAGCGCCGCCTCGACCCTGCTGTTCCTGATCATCGCGCTGGTGACCATCCTCTATCTGTATCTGGGCCGCCGCCAGTTGGGAGTCGACGAATGA